Proteins from a single region of Plectropomus leopardus isolate mb unplaced genomic scaffold, YSFRI_Pleo_2.0 unplaced_scaffold21263, whole genome shotgun sequence:
- the LOC121965701 gene encoding uncharacterized protein LOC121965701 yields the protein MLPRFGKQCWMFVAILICGIFVSNSICGCSDENGSCRQKNILFVSAKNISQDHFPTEAVYHNVSGTKFCFNIRMDKTQHAACCNGSDFNCSLKISADQKNYSLILNKEILSKQDIVLMKSPNQKYSCLPSILHNKTEDDFFLEMHKCLDKGVTNIKLSQKDLCGNNTYDKEACKDLSATDYKITIVNENVLHFVSCEPPEETSIPSLSLPPPVGNNGTGLSPENAANIMNNMSSLLDDIGNSSRATISIGQIKGMIFKLSTENQAAINYEITTSGDMNVSSMPSYKNKNNIRVTSTCFCF from the exons ACGAAAATGGcagctgcagacaaaaaaatatactttttgtcAGTGCCAAAAACATAAGTCAAGATCACTTTCCAACAG AAGCTGTCTATCACAATGTCAGTGGAACTAAATTCTGTTTTAATATCAGGATGGACAAAACACAGCATGCAG CCTGTTGTAACGGAAGCGATTTCAACTGCAGCCTTAAAATAAGTGCTGACCAAAAGAACTACAGCCTGATTCTGAATAAAGAGATTCTTTCCAAGCAAGATATTGTACTGATGAAATCACCGAATCAGAAGTACAGTTGTTTGCCATCAATTCTCCACAACAAAACTGAAG ATGACTTCTTTTTAGAAATGCATAAATGCTTGGACAAAG GTGTAACAAATATTAAGTTGAGCCAAAAGGACCTCTGCGGAAACAATACGTATGATAAAGAAGCTTgcaaag ATTTGTCAGCAACAGACTACAAAATAACCATCGTTAATGAAAACGTGCTGCATTTTGTGTCATGTGAGCCACCAGAAGAAACCTCAatcccttctctttctctccccccaCCTGTCGGCAATAATGGCACCGGGCTCAGCCCAGAGAATGCAGC AAATATCATGAATAATATGTCTTCTCTGCTGGACGACATCGGCAATTCCAGCAGAGCGACCATCTCAATCGGCCAAATTAAAGGGATGATCTTTAAACTCTCCACTGAAAATCAAGCCGCCATCAACTATGAAATTACAACAAGTGGTGATATGAATGTAAGCAGTATGCCTTCatacaagaataaaaacaatattagaGTTACATcaacctgtttttgtttctga